The Panicum hallii strain FIL2 chromosome 9, PHallii_v3.1, whole genome shotgun sequence genome has a window encoding:
- the LOC112877651 gene encoding pentatricopeptide repeat-containing protein At4g18520, chloroplastic, which yields MLLCCSPFCPRIQTCPPPPPLHPSSLPLIVLSSGEKGRSKKSKFHPVRAQAFKSKNQSLPTQSHRADGHGDPTDEDPRGDFPGSAAPSLPDAEAVAFWLRSCRSAAGVRRVHAVALRSLDSLGVFVSNNLISGYLTFDEVADARMVFDQMPEKSVVSWTAMMNGYRKLGRHGEVVRLFLGMLATGMQGNSLTFVCLLKFCGERCDAKMGRQVHCCVVKGGWSNVIVDSAVAHFYAQCGDVAAASTVFERMASRDVVSWTTMITAYVQHGHGDKALQMFPTMVAEGFRPNEFTVCSVLKACAEEKALRFGKQLHGAVVKKLYKYDIHVGSALVTMYTRCGEVFDAQAVFDKMPRRNTITWTSMISGYAQSGFGEEAVLLFRKMKMRRVFVNNLTIVGLLSACGSMKSIHLGKELHAQIIKNRMEDNLQIGSTLVWLYSKCGGHTYAARILEAMPDRDAVAWTAMISGYNNLGHNVEALKSLDEMLWDGVTPNNYTYSSALKACARLEALQDGKRIHGVVNKTQAFSNVFVGCSLIDMYMRCGEVDEARRVFDAMPEHNLVTWKVMITGFTQNGLSEEALKYMYLMKQEGYDVDDFVLSTVLTSCGDLQLKSDRISFLAQ from the coding sequence ATGCTACTCTGCTGCTCTCCATTTTGCCCTCGAATCCAGACCTGCCCTCCGCCCCCGCCACTTCACCCGAGCAGCTTGCCTCTAATCGTGCTCAGCTCCGGCGAGAAGGGGAGGAGCAAGAAGAGCAAGTTCCACCCCGTCAGAGCGCAAGCTTTCAAGTCCAAGAACCAATCTTTGCCCACCCAATCCCACCGGGCCGATGGCCACGGGGACCCTACGGATGAAGACCCGAGAGGGGATTTTCCGGGGTCGGCTGCGCCCTCGCTGCCGGACGCTGAGGCGGTCGCGTTCTGGCTGCGTTCCTGCCGGAGCGCAGCCGGTGTCCGCAGAGTGCACGCGGTTGCTCTGCGGTCGCTCGACAGCCTTGGAGTGTTCGTGTCCAACAATCTGATCAGCGGTTACTTGACGTTCGATGAGGTTGCAGATGCGAGGATGGTGTTCGACCAAATGCCCGAGAAGAGCGTCGTGTCGTGGACTGCGATGATGAACGGGTATCGGAAGCTTGGCCGCCACGGTGAGGTTGTGAGGCTGTTCTTGGGTATGCTGGCCACAGGAATGCAAGGTAACAGCTTGACTTTTGTTTGCCTGTTGAAATTTTGTGGGGAGCGGTGCGATGCTAAGATGGGGCGACAGGTGCACTGTTGTGTTGTGAAGGGTGGGTGGAGCAATGTGATAGTGGACAGTGCGGTCGCGCACTTCTATGCTCAATGTGGAGATGTTGCCGCTGCTTCAACAGTGTTTGAGAGGATGGCCTCCCGTGATGTTGTCTCATGGACAACGATGATCACGGCTTATGTGCAGCATGGGCATGGGGACAAAGCTCTTCAGATGTTCCCAACCATGGTGGCCGAGGGATTTCGCCCCAATGAGTTCACTGTGTGTAGCGTCCTCAAGGCTTGTGCGGAAGAGAAGGCTCTAAGATTTGGGAAGCAGTTGCATGGTGCAGTGGTGAAGAAGCTATACAAATATGATATCCATGTTGGGAGTGCTCTTGTTACTATGTATACCAGATGTGGTGAGGTATTTGATGCTCAGGCGGTGTTTGATAAGATGCCAAGAAGAAACACAATTACATGGACTTCAATGATCTCTGGATATGCGCAAAGTGGCTTCGGTGAAGAAGCTGTCTTGCTGTTCCGAAAGATGAAGATGCGCAGAGTATTTGTTAACAACCTCACCATTGTCGGTCTCCTAAGTGCTTGTGGATCTATGAAGTCAATACATCTTGGAAAGGAACTGCATGCGCAGATAATAAAGAACCGTATGGAAGATAATCTACAAATTGGGAGTACACTTGTTTGGTTGTACTCCAAATGTGGGGGGCACACATATGCTGCAAGAATTCTAGAAGCAATGCCTGATCGCGATGCTGTTGCATGGACAGCTATGATTTCAGGTTACAACAATCTTGGCCATAATGTTGAAGCGCTTAAATCATTAGATGAGATGTTATGGGATGGTGTGACACCAAATAATTACACTTATTCCTCAGCTTTGAAAGCTTGTGCCAGATTGGAAGCTCTGCAAGATGGAAAGAGGATCCATGGTGTTGTTAACAAGACCCAAGCTTTCTCAAATGTGTTTGTGGGATGTTCACTTATTGATATGTATATGCGGTGTGGGGAAGTTGATGAAGCTCGAAGAGTCTTTGATGCCATGCCAGAGCACAACTTAGTAACATGGAAAGTCATGATTACAGGATTTACCCAGAATGGGCTCAGCGAAGAGGCTTTAAAATACATGTACCTAATGAAGCAAGAAGGGTATGATGTTGATGACTTTGTGCTTTCGACAGTTTTGACATCGTGTGGAGATCTTCAGTTGAAATCAGATCGCATCTCTTTTCTAGCTCAATAA